In a single window of the Melioribacteraceae bacterium genome:
- the lysS gene encoding lysine--tRNA ligase, with the protein MENLNVENDLNLLMERRFEELKELNEKGIQPFAYSYEVDAYSSSIKENFEQYENKDVSIAGRIMAIRRMGKASFAHIQDKEGRIQFYLKKDDVGESYDIFKLLDIGDIVGVTGFVFKTKTGEISVHAKSFSLLAKSIRPIPIAKEAVDENGNKVVYDQFADKELRYRQRYVDLIVNPDVREVFLLRSKIVSEIRRFLDDRGLVEVETPILQPLYGGASARPFITHHNALDVDLYLRIADELYLKRLIVGGFDAVYEISKDFRNEGMDRTHNPEFTMLELYVAFKDYNWMMSFVEEMVCNMAQKVFGKTEFEIEGQLVNFNPPWKRISMVDEIKNKTGIDVLAASQEELIGELKKLHVEIKGGESKGKLIDLLFEATIQGELIQPTFVIDYPVELSPLAKKHRTREGLVERFEGFVLGREICNAFSELNDPIDQKNRFEDQSKMRDEGDDEAHQIDEDFVRALEYGMPPTAGLGVGIDRLVMLLTNQSSIRDVILFPQMKPQK; encoded by the coding sequence TTGGAAAATTTGAATGTGGAAAATGATTTAAATTTATTGATGGAGAGACGATTTGAAGAGCTTAAGGAACTAAATGAAAAAGGAATTCAACCATTTGCATATAGTTATGAAGTTGATGCTTATTCCAGCTCTATTAAAGAAAATTTTGAACAATACGAGAATAAAGATGTGAGCATAGCTGGTCGTATTATGGCAATTAGAAGAATGGGGAAAGCCTCATTTGCTCACATCCAAGATAAAGAAGGAAGGATTCAGTTCTACTTAAAAAAAGATGATGTAGGTGAATCCTACGATATTTTTAAATTACTGGATATCGGTGATATTGTTGGGGTAACTGGCTTTGTATTTAAAACAAAAACCGGTGAAATATCAGTACATGCAAAATCATTTTCACTACTAGCAAAATCAATCAGACCAATTCCAATCGCTAAAGAAGCGGTTGATGAGAATGGAAATAAGGTTGTTTACGATCAGTTCGCTGACAAAGAATTACGATACCGACAAAGATATGTTGATTTAATTGTTAACCCGGATGTTCGCGAAGTATTTCTTCTTCGTTCAAAAATTGTAAGTGAAATAAGAAGATTTTTAGATGATAGAGGTTTGGTAGAAGTTGAAACTCCAATACTTCAGCCACTTTATGGTGGAGCTTCCGCCCGCCCATTCATAACTCATCATAATGCTCTCGATGTTGATTTATACTTGAGAATTGCCGATGAACTATATCTTAAAAGATTAATTGTCGGCGGCTTTGATGCGGTTTATGAAATTTCTAAAGATTTTAGAAATGAGGGAATGGATAGAACTCACAATCCTGAATTTACTATGCTTGAGTTGTATGTAGCATTTAAAGATTATAATTGGATGATGAGTTTTGTTGAAGAAATGGTGTGCAATATGGCACAAAAAGTTTTTGGCAAAACTGAATTTGAGATTGAAGGACAATTGGTCAATTTCAATCCGCCTTGGAAGAGAATTTCGATGGTCGATGAAATAAAGAATAAAACTGGTATTGACGTGCTTGCTGCATCCCAAGAAGAATTAATTGGAGAGCTTAAAAAGCTTCATGTAGAAATTAAAGGAGGGGAGAGCAAAGGAAAATTAATAGATCTTTTGTTTGAAGCTACCATTCAGGGTGAATTAATACAACCGACTTTTGTAATTGATTATCCAGTAGAACTTTCACCATTAGCTAAAAAACATAGAACCCGTGAGGGATTAGTAGAACGTTTCGAGGGATTTGTATTAGGCAGAGAAATATGTAACGCGTTTTCTGAATTGAATGACCCGATTGATCAGAAAAACAGATTTGAAGATCAATCAAAGATGAGAGATGAGGGAGATGACGAGGCCCATCAAATAGATGAAGATTTTGTGCGTGCTCTTGAATATGGAATGCCCCCTACAGCGGGACTTGGAGTTGGAATAGATAGATTAGTAATGCTTCTTACAAATCAATCCTCAATCCGGGATGTTATTTTATTCCCACAGATGAAACCACAGAAATAA
- the dacB gene encoding D-alanyl-D-alanine carboxypeptidase/D-alanyl-D-alanine-endopeptidase, whose protein sequence is MPYKIVLLLCIFPFILSAQKDSLISKQPIPITSLAELRDQLDDYFNEPSFNDAFWGVLIKSLKTGEVIYKRNSDKLFSPASDLKLFTTASALQILGPDFAYETNIYRVGDVVKGTLKGDLIIVGSGDPTISNRFNNKSATIVFEEWADTLKKKGIWEITGNIYGDDSYFDKIGIGRGWSSDLESKWYAAPTGALSFNDNSIEIQITPAQEGRTANVVTVPKTSFVNVVHNVITIEENSEPQIEISFLKETNTIKITGTISRSTALFKDRVAIADPTLYFLTVLKETFEHKGIKIRGTVDNLENTNLSYSIDEYTPTHTHISVPLRLILKETNKNSNNFYAEQLLKTIGAEEYDFGTTYNGVKACKNVLSELGINTEKLIMVDGSGLSELNLVTPRQIVNLLTYMTNTENYSKFYESLPVGGVDGTLIERMKKSSAENNVRAKPGFSNYVSALSGYLRTVSGESIVFSMIINNYLGIPRLATYTIDNVCHRLINFARN, encoded by the coding sequence ATGCCTTATAAAATAGTTTTATTGCTATGCATATTTCCTTTTATTTTATCGGCTCAAAAGGATTCTTTAATCTCTAAACAGCCAATTCCAATTACATCACTGGCTGAACTAAGAGATCAACTGGATGATTATTTTAATGAGCCATCATTCAATGATGCTTTTTGGGGTGTGTTAATTAAATCTCTCAAAACTGGAGAAGTAATCTATAAAAGAAATTCGGATAAGCTGTTTTCTCCGGCATCCGATCTAAAATTGTTTACAACTGCATCAGCGCTTCAAATTCTCGGTCCCGATTTTGCATATGAAACAAATATTTATCGTGTTGGAGATGTTGTTAAAGGAACATTAAAAGGAGATTTAATTATTGTTGGTAGTGGTGATCCCACTATTTCAAATAGATTTAATAATAAAAGTGCTACAATAGTATTTGAAGAGTGGGCAGATACTCTGAAAAAAAAGGGTATTTGGGAGATTACAGGTAATATTTATGGAGATGATTCTTATTTTGACAAAATTGGAATCGGTAGAGGCTGGTCAAGCGATTTAGAATCTAAATGGTATGCTGCGCCTACTGGAGCGCTTAGTTTCAATGATAATTCTATTGAGATTCAAATTACTCCGGCACAAGAAGGACGAACTGCAAATGTAGTTACTGTTCCAAAGACTAGTTTTGTAAATGTTGTACATAATGTAATTACCATTGAAGAGAATTCTGAACCTCAAATAGAAATTTCTTTTTTAAAGGAAACTAATACAATAAAAATAACCGGCACAATTTCGAGAAGTACGGCACTCTTCAAAGATCGAGTTGCTATTGCAGATCCAACTCTCTACTTTCTAACTGTATTAAAGGAAACATTCGAGCACAAAGGTATAAAAATTAGGGGAACAGTAGATAACTTAGAGAATACAAATCTTTCCTATTCCATTGATGAATACACTCCAACACACACCCATATCTCTGTTCCATTGCGGTTAATCCTTAAAGAGACAAATAAAAACAGCAATAATTTTTATGCTGAACAATTGTTAAAAACAATTGGCGCGGAAGAATATGATTTTGGAACAACTTATAACGGCGTGAAGGCATGTAAAAATGTTTTGTCCGAGCTAGGTATTAATACCGAAAAGTTAATTATGGTTGATGGTTCAGGATTATCAGAATTAAACCTTGTTACGCCACGACAAATAGTAAATTTATTAACATACATGACAAACACCGAAAACTATTCTAAATTCTATGAATCGCTTCCGGTTGGTGGTGTTGATGGTACTCTAATTGAAAGAATGAAAAAATCGTCGGCCGAAAATAATGTGAGAGCAAAACCGGGATTCAGTAATTATGTTTCCGCGCTTTCAGGTTATTTACGGACCGTTTCTGGAGAATCAATTGTGTTTTCGATGATTATTAATAACTATTTAGGAATTCCGAGACTTGCAACTTATACAATCGATAATGTTTGTCATCGTCTCATAAATTTTGCTAGAAATTAA
- a CDS encoding rRNA pseudouridine synthase: MRLNRYLAECGIASRRKAEELILDGRVEVNGKTIVDLAFFVEENDSVKYDGRLLRLESKVYFLLNKPKGYITSTADEKGRKTVLELINTKQKIFPVGRLDYNTKGVLILTNDGDFANLLMHPKNKVPREYHVLLDKELDGEHRLRLIKGITLEGSRGKFESIKFTKPKSFDRMNVVTHEGRNHFVKNMFGLLGYTVKELERVSYGGITTKNLPVGAYRLLTPGEIKKVFTDYAL; the protein is encoded by the coding sequence ATACGATTGAATAGATATTTGGCAGAGTGTGGTATTGCTTCACGAAGGAAGGCCGAAGAATTAATACTTGATGGAAGAGTTGAGGTAAACGGTAAAACTATAGTGGACCTTGCTTTTTTTGTTGAAGAGAATGATTCGGTTAAGTATGATGGACGCTTACTTCGTTTAGAAAGTAAAGTGTATTTTCTTCTTAATAAACCTAAAGGTTATATAACATCAACTGCTGATGAAAAAGGTAGAAAGACCGTACTCGAACTGATTAATACAAAACAAAAAATATTTCCGGTGGGAAGACTAGACTATAATACCAAAGGAGTGTTGATATTAACCAATGATGGAGATTTTGCAAATCTGCTAATGCATCCAAAAAATAAAGTCCCCCGCGAATATCATGTATTATTGGATAAAGAACTAGATGGGGAACATAGACTCAGGTTAATTAAAGGAATTACCTTAGAAGGCTCTAGAGGAAAATTTGAATCGATTAAATTTACTAAACCAAAAAGTTTTGATCGTATGAATGTAGTGACTCATGAAGGGCGGAATCACTTTGTTAAAAACATGTTTGGTTTGTTAGGGTACACAGTTAAGGAACTTGAACGAGTATCTTACGGTGGAATAACTACAAAAAATTTACCAGTAGGTGCATACCGGTTGCTAACACCCGGAGAAATAAAAAAGGTTTTCACAGACTATGCCTTATAA
- the scpB gene encoding SMC-Scp complex subunit ScpB, translated as MDKIYTSVVEALIFASDDPISENEIINSIKEIDGNEIEITKDDIENTVDELNKAYDANGNGFTIQKIAHGFVFATKPDHAKYVGFLSSEKSKRRLSQAALETLAIIAYKQPVTKPELESIRGVNSDYTLNTLLEKNLVTIAGRAETVGRPLLYKTTDEFLKYFGLRTINDLPKPREIDEIMKDEDFIEQKRRIMMTGLEEKAEEEAGDQITSEEEEVSFKDEDTIE; from the coding sequence ATGGATAAAATTTATACATCTGTAGTGGAAGCTTTAATATTTGCCTCTGACGATCCAATCTCAGAGAATGAAATCATTAATTCAATTAAAGAAATCGATGGCAATGAGATTGAAATTACTAAGGATGATATAGAGAATACTGTTGATGAATTAAATAAAGCATATGACGCCAACGGTAATGGATTTACAATACAAAAAATTGCTCATGGATTTGTATTTGCCACAAAGCCGGATCACGCAAAATATGTTGGATTTCTTTCTTCTGAAAAAAGTAAAAGAAGACTAAGCCAGGCAGCTCTAGAAACTTTAGCCATAATCGCATATAAACAGCCTGTTACTAAACCGGAATTAGAATCAATTAGAGGTGTTAATTCGGATTACACTTTGAACACGCTTCTTGAAAAAAATCTTGTAACCATTGCGGGTAGAGCAGAGACAGTTGGAAGACCACTACTGTACAAGACTACTGATGAATTTCTTAAATATTTTGGATTGAGAACTATCAATGATCTTCCTAAACCAAGAGAAATAGATGAAATAATGAAAGATGAAGATTTTATAGAACAGAAAAGAAGAATAATGATGACTGGATTAGAAGAAAAAGCCGAAGAAGAAGCCGGCGATCAAATAACTTCAGAAGAAGAAGAGGTGTCTTTCAAAGATGAAGATACGATTGAATAG
- a CDS encoding segregation/condensation protein A yields MYKIKLSHFEGPLDLLLFFIKRDELDIYDIPISRITREFMDYLHMLEQLDLEIAGDFILMAATLMQIKVKMLLPKDIDEKGEEIDPRADLVKALLEYKRYKEMTDEFSFLEINQRKHSYRGNYDADAKSVSEDFSTLLKNITIYDLIKAFKKAMLEKKPEPVHQIKKWNVTIEDQINYLSEKVKDCNEISFVAVLVDLADRIKIVVTFIAMLEMVKAGKIGLKESPNFNDFIIYGLSNG; encoded by the coding sequence GTGTATAAAATTAAACTCTCACATTTTGAAGGTCCTCTTGATCTGCTCCTCTTCTTTATAAAAAGAGATGAACTTGATATTTATGATATTCCAATTTCTCGAATTACAAGAGAGTTCATGGACTATCTTCATATGCTTGAGCAGCTCGATCTAGAAATAGCTGGTGATTTTATTTTAATGGCCGCGACTTTAATGCAGATAAAGGTAAAAATGCTCCTTCCTAAAGATATTGATGAAAAAGGAGAGGAGATTGATCCTCGTGCTGATCTGGTGAAAGCACTTCTAGAATATAAAAGATATAAGGAAATGACAGACGAGTTTTCGTTTTTAGAAATTAATCAGAGAAAGCATAGTTATAGAGGAAACTATGATGCTGATGCAAAATCAGTTTCAGAAGATTTTTCAACTTTATTAAAAAATATAACTATTTATGATCTGATTAAAGCTTTCAAGAAAGCAATGCTAGAAAAGAAACCGGAACCGGTTCACCAAATAAAAAAATGGAATGTTACAATTGAAGATCAAATAAACTATTTGAGTGAAAAGGTTAAAGATTGTAATGAAATTAGTTTTGTTGCAGTGTTAGTTGATTTAGCTGATAGAATCAAAATTGTCGTTACATTTATCGCAATGCTTGAGATGGTTAAAGCAGGAAAAATAGGTTTAAAAGAAAGCCCTAATTTCAATGATTTTATAATTTACGGTCTATCTAATGGATAA
- the trpS gene encoding tryptophan--tRNA ligase, with protein MAKKRILSGMRPTGKLHIGHYVGALENWIKLQNEYDSFHLIADYHVLTTDLSTDEIEQNTIEMVIDWLSAGLDPNKSPFFRQSQIKEHSELFLIFSMLITTARLERNPTLKEQVRDLNIESLVYGHLGYPVLQSADILLYKGDAVPVGEDQVPHIEITREIARKFNNQYGLVFPEPEPLLTNFARLTGLDGDAKMSKSLGNTILLSDDPETVKQKLRKAVTDPQKLRRNDPGRPEICLVFTYHKKFNPAETSTIETECKSGALGCVDCKLKCSSKINEFLSPIIEKRASYENNLSLVKDIISDGESKAKQVANSTMQEVRTKMKMG; from the coding sequence ATGGCCAAAAAAAGAATTTTAAGTGGAATGCGTCCAACTGGAAAGCTTCATATCGGGCATTATGTTGGCGCTCTTGAAAATTGGATTAAACTCCAAAATGAGTATGATAGTTTTCATTTAATTGCGGATTATCATGTATTAACTACCGATCTTTCAACTGATGAAATTGAACAGAATACAATTGAAATGGTAATTGATTGGCTTTCAGCGGGTTTGGACCCGAATAAAAGCCCATTTTTCAGACAATCTCAAATCAAAGAACATTCGGAGTTATTTTTAATTTTTTCAATGTTGATAACAACTGCCAGATTGGAAAGAAATCCTACATTAAAAGAGCAGGTCCGAGATCTGAATATCGAAAGTTTAGTATATGGCCACTTAGGCTATCCTGTTCTTCAATCTGCAGATATATTACTATATAAAGGAGACGCAGTACCGGTCGGGGAGGATCAAGTTCCTCATATTGAAATTACTAGGGAAATAGCCAGAAAATTTAATAATCAATATGGATTAGTTTTTCCAGAACCGGAACCATTACTAACAAATTTTGCACGGTTAACCGGGCTGGATGGTGATGCAAAAATGAGCAAATCATTGGGGAATACTATTCTTCTTTCCGATGATCCCGAAACTGTTAAACAGAAGTTGAGAAAGGCTGTTACCGATCCACAGAAACTTAGAAGGAATGATCCAGGCAGACCAGAAATATGTTTGGTATTTACTTATCACAAAAAATTTAATCCAGCCGAGACAAGCACAATTGAAACAGAATGTAAAAGTGGCGCTCTAGGATGTGTTGATTGTAAATTGAAATGCAGCTCTAAAATTAATGAGTTCCTCTCTCCAATTATTGAAAAAAGAGCAAGTTACGAGAATAACTTAAGTCTGGTCAAAGATATTATTTCCGATGGAGAATCAAAAGCAAAACAAGTTGCAAATTCAACAATGCAGGAAGTACGAACCAAAATGAAAATGGGTTAA
- a CDS encoding HNH endonuclease, which produces MVLILLGKADLIAENQKKTIHSVTREFPWPSVIKLNDYKKMPFKKIILTRKNILRRDNHKCGYCGRSDLPLTIDHVIPKSRGGQDSWENLVAACLPCNNKKGDRTPDEASLKLKNKLFTPSYIMFIKNSVSRIDDNWKQFLFH; this is translated from the coding sequence ATAGTATTGATCCTACTTGGGAAAGCCGATTTAATAGCTGAAAATCAGAAAAAAACAATTCATTCCGTTACTAGGGAATTCCCCTGGCCAAGTGTAATTAAGTTGAACGACTACAAAAAAATGCCATTCAAAAAAATAATTTTAACTAGAAAGAACATACTGAGGCGCGATAATCATAAATGTGGTTATTGTGGCAGAAGCGATCTCCCATTAACAATCGATCATGTAATCCCTAAATCGAGAGGTGGACAGGATTCTTGGGAGAATCTTGTAGCTGCTTGTCTCCCGTGCAATAATAAAAAAGGAGATAGAACCCCGGATGAAGCCTCTTTAAAATTGAAAAATAAGCTATTCACTCCCAGCTATATTATGTTTATTAAAAACAGTGTTAGCAGAATTGATGATAATTGGAAACAATTCCTCTTTCACTGA
- the mnmA gene encoding tRNA 2-thiouridine(34) synthase MnmA: MKEKRVIVAMSGGVDSSVAAALLHKEGYDVIGITMKTWGFMEVGGAPKHESGCCSLDAIFDAKNVANSFDIPHYTVDFTKQFEEAVIDNFVEEYINGRTPNPCVVCNRKIKWEELLKKADSLDAKYVATGHYAISDYNPQTNRYTLKTSHDSKKDQTYALWGLTQESLSRTLFPLGKYTKEEVRQLAIQFSLKTASKPDSQEICFVADNNYERFLRERIPDVIENIDKGDFIYHGQKVGEHKGIPFYTVGQRRGIGVALGKPIYVKNIDKESGIVELGDKEELLNHDVTANDINFVSKNSFKEDELIFAKIRYGDRAEAARIISCSKDEIKIRFIEPKNAITPGQSLVLYDEQGYVLAGGVIKK, translated from the coding sequence TTGAAAGAAAAACGTGTAATTGTTGCAATGAGTGGCGGGGTTGATTCATCGGTTGCTGCCGCATTGCTTCATAAAGAAGGATATGATGTAATTGGCATAACAATGAAGACCTGGGGCTTTATGGAAGTAGGTGGAGCTCCCAAACATGAGTCTGGTTGCTGTTCTCTTGATGCTATTTTTGACGCTAAAAATGTAGCTAACAGTTTTGATATCCCACACTACACAGTCGATTTTACAAAACAATTCGAAGAAGCTGTAATCGATAATTTTGTTGAAGAATATATTAATGGAAGAACTCCGAATCCATGTGTTGTGTGTAACAGAAAAATTAAATGGGAAGAGTTATTAAAAAAAGCTGACTCCCTTGATGCTAAATATGTAGCAACAGGGCATTATGCAATTTCCGATTATAATCCTCAAACAAATAGATATACTTTAAAAACTTCTCACGATTCAAAGAAAGATCAAACTTACGCGCTTTGGGGATTAACTCAAGAGAGTTTGAGCAGAACGTTATTTCCATTAGGTAAATACACCAAAGAGGAAGTGAGGCAATTGGCCATACAATTTAGTTTGAAGACAGCTTCAAAACCAGATAGCCAAGAAATATGCTTCGTTGCCGATAACAATTATGAAAGATTTCTGCGAGAAAGAATCCCAGATGTAATTGAAAATATCGATAAAGGGGATTTTATTTATCATGGGCAAAAAGTTGGTGAGCATAAAGGAATTCCTTTTTACACAGTTGGACAAAGAAGAGGTATTGGTGTTGCTCTCGGTAAACCAATTTATGTTAAAAATATTGATAAGGAATCGGGGATAGTTGAGTTAGGTGATAAGGAGGAGTTATTGAATCATGATGTCACAGCTAACGATATAAATTTTGTGAGCAAAAACAGTTTTAAGGAAGATGAGCTTATCTTCGCGAAAATTAGATATGGTGATAGAGCGGAAGCGGCTAGGATTATTTCCTGTTCGAAAGACGAAATAAAAATTCGATTTATTGAACCTAAAAATGCGATTACACCAGGTCAATCATTAGTTTTATATGATGAACAGGGTTACGTTTTGGCCGGAGGAGTAATAAAAAAATAA
- the acpS gene encoding holo-ACP synthase translates to MVIGIGIDIIEIARIQKSIDEYGDNFLNKIFTETELDYSLPKKNKYQHLAARFAAKEAIFKALSSEEAVVNSWKEIEVYNELNGLPKVKLNGSLKDYLGKDKEIKLSMSHSTNYVTCVAILIKNNLSKDLN, encoded by the coding sequence ATGGTTATTGGAATAGGAATAGACATCATTGAAATTGCCCGTATTCAAAAAAGTATTGATGAGTATGGAGATAATTTTTTAAATAAAATTTTTACCGAAACTGAACTTGATTACTCTCTTCCTAAAAAAAATAAATATCAGCATCTTGCGGCAAGATTTGCGGCTAAGGAAGCAATCTTTAAAGCACTCAGTTCCGAAGAAGCCGTTGTTAATAGCTGGAAGGAGATTGAAGTATATAATGAATTAAATGGTCTGCCAAAAGTTAAATTAAATGGCAGTTTAAAGGATTATCTTGGGAAGGATAAAGAAATCAAACTCTCTATGAGTCATAGCACCAATTACGTTACATGTGTGGCAATTTTGATCAAAAATAATTTATCGAAAGATCTCAACTAG
- the ggt gene encoding gamma-glutamyltransferase codes for MFFLLFYLLIPSSIEPTNEVRSKTGMVVSASELASQVGINILKQGGNAVDAAVAVGFALAVTYPSAGNLGGGGFMLVRLADGETIVFDFREKAPLAANAEMYLDSSGNYDPLSSKNGWKSAGVPGTVAGLSAAHKKYGKLSWQEILTPAIELAENGFLLDYKSAEAINYHNKEFSSIPSSNKIFTNNGAHLLENELFIQKDLASTLKQIKDDGAETFYSGNLAKLFLEQSKLNGGIFTAEDFQLYKPIERHPLKSQYKNYEILSVGPPSSGGIAITQTLNVLENFNLEKSDLGSSYYIHILTEIFKRVYSDRSKHLGDSDFYSVPVEYLTSKNYAKKIFEEITDTAKPSSLINPVEINISESNETTHYSVADKDGNVVSTTYTINASFGNKIVVEGLGFLLNNEMDDFSAKPGEPNLFGLIGSEANSIQPQKRMLSSMSPTIIIKDNKPILVLGSPGGSTIITSVIQVILNVIEFEMKIGEAVSLPRFHHQWLPDKLILEKYGFPKDVKNNLIAKGYTFGNETQLGRVEAILIDHNKKHFYGISDPRGNGKAVGY; via the coding sequence ATGTTTTTTCTTCTCTTTTATTTATTAATCCCGAGTTCTATAGAACCCACAAACGAAGTACGTTCAAAAACTGGTATGGTGGTTTCGGCAAGTGAACTAGCTTCGCAAGTAGGTATAAATATTTTAAAACAGGGCGGAAATGCGGTAGATGCGGCTGTGGCAGTTGGTTTTGCTCTTGCAGTTACGTATCCGAGTGCTGGGAATTTAGGCGGCGGAGGTTTTATGCTTGTCCGTTTAGCAGATGGAGAAACCATCGTTTTCGATTTTCGTGAAAAAGCTCCATTAGCTGCCAATGCCGAGATGTACCTAGATAGTAGTGGCAATTATGACCCGCTTTCTAGCAAGAATGGGTGGAAATCTGCCGGAGTGCCGGGTACTGTTGCGGGACTGAGTGCAGCCCATAAAAAATATGGCAAATTAAGTTGGCAAGAGATTCTTACCCCGGCAATTGAACTCGCAGAGAATGGCTTTTTACTTGATTATAAATCAGCCGAAGCAATTAATTACCACAATAAAGAATTTTCCTCAATACCTTCATCAAATAAAATATTTACTAATAATGGCGCTCATCTATTAGAAAATGAACTATTTATTCAGAAAGATTTAGCCTCTACATTAAAACAAATAAAGGATGATGGAGCAGAAACATTTTATTCGGGTAATCTAGCTAAGTTATTTTTAGAACAATCGAAATTGAACGGGGGAATTTTCACTGCAGAAGATTTCCAGCTTTATAAGCCAATTGAAAGACATCCGTTAAAATCTCAATATAAAAATTATGAGATTCTCTCTGTTGGTCCTCCCTCATCTGGTGGCATTGCGATAACACAAACATTAAATGTTTTGGAGAATTTTAATCTTGAAAAAAGTGATTTGGGAAGCTCTTACTATATTCACATTCTAACAGAAATATTCAAAAGAGTTTATTCAGACCGATCAAAACATTTGGGTGATTCCGATTTTTATTCTGTGCCAGTAGAATATTTGACTTCAAAAAATTATGCTAAAAAAATATTTGAGGAAATTACTGATACAGCTAAACCATCTTCTTTAATTAATCCGGTAGAAATTAATATTTCAGAGAGTAATGAAACTACTCACTATTCGGTTGCAGATAAGGATGGCAATGTGGTGAGTACGACTTATACAATCAACGCGTCATTCGGCAATAAAATTGTTGTTGAAGGTTTGGGATTTTTACTAAATAATGAGATGGATGATTTTAGCGCTAAACCGGGTGAGCCAAATCTTTTTGGACTGATAGGCAGTGAGGCTAATTCAATTCAGCCGCAGAAACGAATGCTGAGCTCAATGTCACCAACAATAATCATAAAAGATAACAAGCCAATATTAGTATTAGGTTCACCCGGTGGCTCAACAATTATTACCTCAGTAATCCAGGTCATACTAAATGTTATCGAATTTGAAATGAAGATTGGAGAGGCGGTATCATTGCCTCGTTTTCATCACCAATGGCTTCCTGATAAATTAATTTTGGAAAAATATGGGTTCCCAAAGGACGTTAAAAATAATTTAATCGCAAAAGGTTATACATTCGGCAATGAAACTCAACTTGGTAGAGTTGAGGCAATATTAATTGATCATAATAAAAAACATTTTTATGGAATCAGTGATCCCAGAGGAAATGGAAAAGCGGTAGGTTACTAA
- a CDS encoding MCE family protein translates to MKDQRKTEIRVGITIVISIILFVWIFGWAKNVTFNSERLIVNVLFQSVAGLEIGDPVTVNGVRKGYVDDIKNIDEKVLTKLSIDPEIKLKKDATFIVMMLDLMGGKKIEITPGTSDEPLNKSITHNGTFVGDISSAMGTLGSVQNDLVDVIKEIKITLTTVNSTLTNEKFSSELKSTVENLFTLTNNVNKMIIDNREGINSLISSSNSLVKNVNDAVISNKDSIAVSINKLNKLLDDSRSIVSKINHFIEETEKGNNNAGKLLYDAELVSDLKQTLQQTKELTRILVEQLKSNGIKVEADINIF, encoded by the coding sequence ATGAAAGACCAAAGAAAAACTGAAATACGAGTCGGAATAACAATTGTTATTTCAATCATTTTATTTGTCTGGATTTTTGGTTGGGCAAAAAATGTAACTTTCAACTCAGAAAGATTAATTGTGAATGTATTGTTTCAGTCTGTTGCCGGATTAGAAATTGGAGATCCGGTAACAGTAAATGGTGTTAGAAAAGGCTATGTCGATGATATCAAGAATATTGATGAAAAAGTATTAACAAAATTAAGTATTGACCCAGAAATTAAATTAAAGAAAGATGCTACTTTTATTGTAATGATGCTCGATTTAATGGGTGGTAAAAAAATCGAGATTACTCCAGGTACATCTGATGAACCATTAAATAAATCAATCACTCATAATGGAACATTTGTGGGTGATATTTCTTCTGCCATGGGAACATTGGGCAGTGTTCAAAATGATTTAGTGGATGTGATTAAAGAAATCAAAATTACGCTCACCACGGTAAATAGCACACTCACAAATGAGAAATTTAGTTCCGAACTCAAATCAACAGTTGAAAATTTATTTACTCTAACCAATAATGTTAATAAGATGATAATTGATAATCGAGAGGGCATTAATTCTCTAATTTCCTCAAGCAACTCTTTGGTTAAAAATGTCAATGATGCTGTTATATCAAATAAGGATAGTATCGCTGTATCAATTAATAAATTAAATAAATTGCTGGATGACTCTAGATCAATAGTTAGCAAAATTAATCATTTTATTGAAGAAACTGAAAAAGGGAATAACAATGCCGGGAAATTATTGTATGATGCTGAATTAGTTTCTGATTTAAAACAGACTCTACAACAGACCAAAGAACTTACAAGAATCCTTGTTGAGCAACTAAAATCTAATGGAATTAAGGTTGAAGCCGACATTAATATTTTTTAA